The following are encoded in a window of Psilocybe cubensis strain MGC-MH-2018 chromosome 4, whole genome shotgun sequence genomic DNA:
- a CDS encoding Ras-related protein RabJ has protein sequence MDDYPSLDPYSRSRYEQGIDSKIVIMGNSGVGKTSLLHRYTQNKFDPKNTTSTSGAFFVTKKVYVNGLKVRLQLWDTAGQERFRSMAPMYYRGANAALLLYDITNASTFEDIRGWLEELKKNCPPELIIYIVGSKADLHRHRQVTSDLARLSLHNWFPPPKPPPPPPPPPAPSTLSYIRPRFTSFPGLRSPPFVTPPTPSPLSPEGPAYLDLPPNRSSALTRGKPAAQVRTKTSASVTRSSTTSTGTRTPQSSRFGSSFAHVSGWNDNNDNSSNSIEEADEEYDYDDDREWGLSKGMELFEVSAKDDMGIQNLFEHLISAIIVRKDIIEKENELKKRDSVFLSSTSTPAWSAQADEEEALEKAQQQRSGSWSCC, from the exons ATGGACGACTATCCCAGTCTTGACCCCTACTCGCGCTCTCGCTACGAGCAGGGCATCGACAGCAAGATCGTGATAATGGGCAACTCAG GTGTCGGCAAGACCAGTCTGCTGCACCGTTATACCCAGAACAAGTTCGATCCCAAGaacaccacctccaccagcGGCGCCTTCTTTGTCACAAAAAAGGTCTACGTGAACGGGCTCAAGGTTCGTCTCCAGCTCTGGGATACTGCTGGTCAGGAGCGATTTAGGAGCATG GCACCCATGTACTATCGCG GCGCTAACGCGGCCCTCCTTCTTTACGATATCACCAATGCATCCACGTTCGAGGACATTCGCGGCTGGCTCGAAG AGCTGAAGAAGAACTGCCCGCCCGAACTGATCATCTACATCGTTGGTTCTAAGGCGGATCTCCATCGACACCGTCAGGTCACCTCCGATCTCGCTCGCTTATCGCTGCACAATTGGTTTCCTCCGCCAAAACCTCCTCCGCCCCCGCCACCTCCGCCTGCGCCCTCAACCCTGTCCTATATCCGCCCACGCTTCACTTCCTTCCCCGGTTTGCGCTCACCCCCATTTGTCACCCCTCCCACTCCCTCTCCTCTGTCGCCTGAAGGCCCTGCCTACTTGGATCTTCCTCCTAACCGTTCTTCGGCTCTCACCCGCGGTAAGCCTGCGGCACAGGTTCGGACCAAGACATCAGCTTCCGTAACTCGCTCCAGCACCACAAGCACGGGAACCAGGACACCCCAATCTTCCCGTTTTGGTTCCTCTTTTGCCCATGTTTCCGGTTGGAACGATAACAACGACAATAGCAGCAATAGTATCGAGGAAGCCGACGAAGAATACGATTATGACGATGATCGCGAATGGGGCTTGAGTAAAGGCATGGAACTCTTTGAAGTGTCTGCCAAAGATGACATGG GTATTCAAAATCTTTTCGAACATCTTATATCCGCGATCATAGTCCGCAAGGATATCATTGAGAAGGAAAACGAACTCAAGAAACGCGATAGCGTATTCTTgtccagcaccagcactCCAGCGTGGTCTGCTCAAgccgacgaagaggaggcaCTTGAAAAGGCGCAACAGCAGCGTTCTGGAAGCTGGAGCTGTTGCTAG
- a CDS encoding 40S ribosomal protein — MSTIATKIFRTANAPNTQPDETEKSVAQALIDLENNVPELKTELRALQISAAREVDVRGGKKAIVIFVPVPQLKAFHKVQQRLTRELEKKFSDRHVVFIAQRRMLRKPTRNSRVKQKRPRSRTLTNVHEKILEDLVYPTEIVGKRTRVAVDGSKLLKVLLDSKDATSLEYKLDSFSSVYRRLTGKDVVFEFPVVSQE, encoded by the exons ATGTCCACCATTGCCACCAAAATTTTCCGCACCGCCAATGCGCCCAACACCCAGCCCGACGAGACAGAAAAGAGCGTTGCTCAGGCGCTGATCGACCTCGAAAACAACGTTCCCGAGCTCAAGACTGAGCTTCGCGCACTCCAGATCTCTGCTGCCCGTGAGGTTGACGTCCGCggtggaaagaaggccatTGTTATCTTCGTCCCCGTTCCCCAATTGAAGGCATTCCACAAGGTCCAACAGAG GTTGACCCGTGAACTCGAGAAGAAATTCTCTGACCGCCACGTCGTTTTCATTGCGCAGCGCCGCATGCTCCGCAAGCCCACCCGCAACTCGCGCGTCAAGCAGAAGCGCCCCCGCAGCCGCACCCTCACGAACGTCCACGAGAAGATCCTGGAGGATCTCGTGTACCCCACTGAAATTGTGGGCAAGCGCACCCGCGTTGCTGTTGACGGCTCGAAGCTCCTCAAAGT ATTGCTCGACTCGAAAGACGCGACATCGCTGGAGTACAAGCTGGACTCATTCTCATCTGTGTACCGCCGCCTGACTGGCAAGGATGTTGTATTTGAGTTCCCTGTTGTCTCGCAGGAGTAG
- a CDS encoding Tetratricopeptide repeat protein 4-like protein (Tetratricopeptide repeat protein 4 homolog), translated as MSEIGPLPKPKLSEEDALAAFDSVPLFMKALPEEDNLDPAMSALQSLIYEGTPDEIAQNFKEQGNEYFQGKRFREAVGFYTQGLDAKPTEQPIIEALLCNRAACNLELQNFGSVLRDCSKALAANPKCSKAYYRSALALLSLGRIEEALDCCDRCLSYDTKNTGIKNVQERALKAKAEAERKEREKQERIRKEQLEVFTMKKALRDRNLIIFNKPGGSVSPVAPHFDSEDPTGNTLVLPVFFLYPQYATSDIISDFVEDTTFAAHIEAMFPPQVPAPEWDKKGEYVAGNLVVYAPTYRKRLLKVGKKMTLRDVCNAAKAKEGQPMDGLQIKDGCLSFVVMPKGDVETKWIEEFKKTREES; from the exons ATGTCTGAAATAGGACCTTTGCCTAAACCTAAACTCTCAGAGGAAGATGCACTGGCAGCCTTCGACTCGGTGCCATTGTTCATGAAGGCGCTCCCAGAGGAAGACAACCTGGACCCAGCAATGAGCGCCCTCCAGAGTTTGATTTATGAGGGAACACCGGATG AAATTGCACAAAACTTTAAAGAGCAGGGAAATGAGTACTTCCAGGGAAAACGGTTCCGGGAAGCTGTCGGTTTCTACACGCAAGGGCTTGATGCAAAACCAACCGAGCAGCCTATCATTGAGGCACTTCTATGTAACAGGGCAGCGTGCAACTTAGAACTCC AAAACTTCGGTTCCGTACTCAGGGATTGTTCAAAGGCCCTTGCCGCGAATCCAAAGTGTTCGAAAGCTTATTACAGATCAGCACTTGCCCTCTTATCTCTCGGACGAATTGAAGAAGCCCTAGATTGCTGCGATCGATGCCTTTCATATGACACAAAGAATACTGGGATCAAGAACGTGCAAGAACGGGCACTGAAAGCCAAAGCCGAGGCAGAACGAAAGGAGCGCGAGAAGCAAGAAAGAATACGAAAAGAGCAATTAGAAGTGTTCACCATGAAAAAAGCGCTCCGG GACCGCAATCTGATTATTTTCAACAAACCTGGCGGGTCTGTCAGCCCAGTCGCGCCACATTTCGATTCTGAAGACCCTACTGGAAATACGCTTGTTCTGCCTGTCTTCTTTTTGTATCCCCAATATGCGACCTCCGATATCATTTCAGATTTCGTGGAGGATACCACATTCGCGGCACATATAGAAGCCATGTTCCCTCCACAAGTTCCAGCACCGGAGTGGGATAAGAAGGGAGAATATGTTGCAGGAAACTTGGTCGTGTACGCACCCACGTATCGGAAGCGTTTGCTGAAAGTCGGGAAGAAGATGACTTTACGAGATGTGTGTAATGCCGCGAAAGCGAAAGAGGGTCAGCCGATGGACGGATTACAGATAAAGGATGGGTGTTTATCGTTCGTGGTAATGCCTAAAGGTGACGTAGAGACCAAATGGATTGAGGAATTCAAGAAAACACGCGAAGAGTCTTGA
- a CDS encoding L-2-hydroxyglutarate dehydrogenase, mitochondrial, translating to MRSVKGLTRALNDSGRFRYKDPEAVVDFLIVGGGVVGLAVAQRLTQCFPYKSTYLVERHSRAGEETRYASLKAQLLIACITSHVTQKYDLCARSYPGLYYPPESLKTKLCLRGRDLMYERCITYNIPYKQTGKLVVAKANQLPYIQSLYTKSLKLKWPPYSSTEAQKEPVLPTKLLSREAIEKLEPDLSTDIVAALWCPKTGIVDSHSFMESLEQDVIDSEEGQLVFNSEVVRIDRYRNPSEKKYVGGASSSEEGWVVQVRSEEEETYSLLARTLINASGLSSVMVLNSLLPQDKRIPMFYARGSYASYHGPGVSDIKHLIYPCPHTGPNAHAFESLGTHLTLDLQGKIRFGPDIEWIDIPEEDIKGTEEDTDFWTKWLKPDDSRLPDIHQAVTSYLPGVTLEGLQPDYVGIRPKLIPPGGGFQDFLFRTDYPDEFTQRNGSNPMVSLLGIESPGLTSSLAIAEMVVDGMLKR from the exons ATGCGCTCGGTAAAAGGACTGACCAGGGCCTTGAACGACAGTGGGAGGTTCAGATACAAG GATCCAGAAGCTGTCGTTGACTTTCTGATTGTTGGGGGAG GTGTTGTCGGCCTTGCTGTTGCACAACGTCTAACTCAATGCTTTCCATATAAATCAACGTACCTGGTTGAAAGACATTCACGGGCTGGAGAGGAGACCAGGTATGCATCTTTGAAAGCCCAACTATTGATT GCATGCATCACTTCTCATGTTACACAAAAGTACGACTTATGTGCCAGATCCTACCCAGGTCTTTACTATCCTCCCGAGTCCCTCAAGACCAAACTATGCCTCCGGGGTCGTGATCTCATGTACGAACGCTGCATAACCTACAATATACCCTACAAGCAAACGGGAAAGCTCGTTGTAGCCAAAGCCAACCAGCTTCCGTACATCCAAAGCCTCTACACTAAATCTCTAAAGCTCAAATGGCCTCCTTACTCCTCTACAGAGGCGCAGAAGGAACCAGTGCTTCCAACAAAACTGCTCTCACGAGAAGCCATCGAAAAACTCGAGCCTGATCTTTCTACTGATATAGTTGCGGCGTTGTGGTGTCCTAAAACTGGAATTGTGGACTCGCATTCCTTTATGGAAAGTTTGGAACAGGATGTCATCGATTCGGAAGAGGGCCAGCTTGTTTTCAACTCTGAAGTTGTGCGTATCGACCGATACCGCAATCCAAGTGAAAAGAAATACGTGGGTGGCGCTAGCTCTAGTGAGGAGGGCTGGGTAGTGCAAGTTCGttctgaagaggaagaaactTACTCCTTGCTCGCCCGGACACTGATTAACGCGTCTGGCTTGTCCAGTGTTATGGTTCTTAATTCGTTACTTCCTCAAGATAAAAGGATTCCCATGTTCTATGCAAGAGGATCGTACGCGTCATATCATGGCCCTGGGGTTTCAGACATCAAGCATCTCATCTATCCATGCCCTCACACAGGACCAAATGCCCATGCCTTTGAGTCTCTGGGAACACATCTAACATTGGATCTCCAGGGGAAAATACGCTTTGGCCCCGACATAGAGTGGATAGATATTCCAGAAGAAGATATCAAAGGAACTGAAGAGGACACAGATTTCTGGACGAAATGGTTAAAGCCAGACGATTCGCGACTGCCGGATATCCATCAAGCCGTCACCAGTTACTTACCTGGAGTAACATTAGAGGGCCTACAACCGGATTATGTTGGCATTAGACCGAAGCTCATACCACCAGGAGGCGGTTTCCAGGACTTCCTTTTCAGAACAGATTATCCCGACGAATTCACCCAGAGAAATGGTAGCAACCCAATGGTCAGTTTACTCGGAATAGAGTCACCAGGGTTGACATCAAGTCTGGCAATTGCAGAAATGGTTGTCGATGGTATGTTGAAGAGGTAG
- a CDS encoding NADH dehydrogenase [ubiquinone] 1 alpha subcomplex subunit N7BM yields the protein MVSLQRTIRNMRRVGLREWWRQMQYIGDAKAGTYVGKDQFGNRYFENRNPEEEVPGRHRWVDLAQHEYNATQVPPEWHSWIHHIRKEPPTNDPVMQASSPPWKGTYVENLTGTRGAYKSYNTVVPKIKAWEPKVKARA from the exons ATGGTCTCGCTGCAACGGACGATCCGAAATATGCGCCGTGTTGGGCTGCGGGAGTGGTGGAGGCAGATGCAGTACATCGGTGATGCCAAAGCGGGAACTTACGTCGGAAAGGATCA GTTCGGAAACAGGTATTTCGAAAACAGGAATCCAGAGGAGGAAGTTCCTG GTCGCCACCGATGGGTTGACTTGGCTCAA CATGAATACAACGCCACTCAAGTCCCTCCCGAATGGCACTCGTGGATACACCACATCCGTAAAGAACCTCCCACAAACGACCCTGTCATGCAGGCCTCATCTCCTCCATGGAAGGGG ACCTATGTTGAGAACTTGACTGGTACACGGGGAGCCTACAAGTCGTACAACACCGTTGTTCCAAAGATCAAGGCATGGGAGCCTAAAGTGAAGGCTCGCGCATAG